GCTCGAGATCCAGATCGACGAGGACACCGCCCAGGGGGTCTACGCGAACCTCGCGACCGTAACCCACAACCCCACCGAGTTCGTCCTCGACTTCATCTACGTCCAGCCGCAGCAGCCCAAGGCCAAGGTCCGCTCCCGCGTGATCACCTCGCCGCTCCACCTCAAGCGGCTGCTCCTCGCGCTCCAGGAGAACGTGGCGCGCTACGAGAAGCGCTTCGGCCCGATCGAGGGCGGCGGCGAGCCCGACCTGCCGGTGCACTGAGTTTCTTCAACTCGGGAGGGTCCGCGCGACGGGCCCGGGGGCGCGCCGGACGCTCTCCCATCTGCCGGGTTTTCGGTCTCTAGCGGCGATATCGGCAGCGGCACGCTCCTCGCAAATCGCACCTCGACCTCGGAATGAACCGGGGCACGCAATCGAGGTGTGAAATGGATCTCAACACGAAGAAGAAGTGGGCGGTCTACACGATCCGCGAGCGCCAGGGGCTCGAGAAGCCGTACTGGATGCGGGTCGGCGTCGCCTTCATGAACCGGGACGGCTCGTTCAACCTCCACCTCGACGCGACGCCCCTCGACGGCAAGCTCCAGATGCGGGAGTGGCGCGAGGAGGCGGCCCTCAGCCCCTCCGCGCCGTCCGGAGAGATCATGGGCGTGGCCGAGGGGAAGCGGTCGCGGTCGAACGGCAAGGCCCAGGCGGAAGCCGAGGCCGCCGTCCCCTTCTAGCGGCCATGACGAACCGATTCGTGGGATGGCTGCCCCTCGCGGCAGCCATCGCCATTGCCCTCGCGCCGGGCGCTTCGAGCGCGAAGGGCAAGAACCCCCGCACCCTCCACGGCACGGTCAACGTGAACACGGCGACGGCCGAGCAGCTCGCGCTCCTCCCCGGCGTGGGCGCCGCCGTCGCCCAGCGGATCGTCGAGGCCCGCGCGGAGAAGCCCTTCGAGCGCACCTGGGAGCTAACCCGGGTCAAGGGCATCGGCCCCAAGCTCTTCCGCAAGCTGCAGGATCGGCTCAAGGTCTCCGGCGAGACCGATCTGCGCTGGGACGAGCCGCCGCGCGCAACGAAGCGCACGCGCAAGCTGCGCCGAGGGCCTCGGATCATCACGTTCCAACAGACCGCTCCGGCGGCGCTCTTCGTGGGCCCGCCGCTCCCGCAAACACCGGCGTCGCGGCGCAACTGAGCGTGTCCGCTTCGCTCCGGGAAACGCAGGGAACGAACCGCAAAGCGAGTTCGCGCGACGCGCGGCTTAAGGAAACGGCCCCGCTCGAGAGGGGCCGTTTCTTTCACACCCTCGCCGCCCGCCAGGATGCGCCCCTGGAGGGCGGCCCTCGGGCCCCCTTGACGTAGGCGCGGGCCGACGTCTAGGTTGCGCGCCGAACGGAAGCCGTGGGTGCCTCGCTGTCGCGAGGAAAAAGGGAAGCCGGTGTGAATCCGGCGCGGTCCCGCCACTGTAACCGGGTCGTGGTGCCCCCAATGCAGCGGTCACTCTCCCTCGCGTGGGAGGGGAAGGCCGGGGGCACCGCGGATGCGCCACCTGGCGTCATCCGCGCCCGGGAGCCAGGAGACCTGCCCATCGGTGCAAAGCGAGCGCGCTCGTTCCCGGATGCGGTGGTCGCACCGGCGCGCGCTCGAGGCGGCCAGTGTTTCGGGCCGCCCCCGCGAATCCCCGCGCGCGATGGGGAACGCGAGGTCGTGGATGTCTGCCGGATCGCCGAGCGGATGGGCTCTCGCCCTCGTTCTCGGCATGTCCACATCGCTGATCGCCTTCCCCCTCGTGGCGCACGCGCGCGACGACGGCGCAGCCGTGGCCGATTCGGCGCCCGAAGCCACTTCCAGCGTCGAAACTACCAGCGGATCCGAGCCCACTCTCATTTCTGCAGCCGATTCCGCGCAGGCTCCCGCCGGAACCGCCGACGACGCACCGGCTTCCGCCCGGGGCGCAGCGGCACCCGGTATCGAGCTCGACGAGATCGAGGTGCGCGGTGAGCGCCCCGCCCGGGCCCGTTCGATGCCTTCGCCGGACGAGGGCTCCACCTCCTTCGGGACCGTGATCGAGGCCGGCGACTTCGCCGGGCAGCGCCTCGAGACCGCGGAGCTGCTGCTGCAGGCGCCGGGGACACGGGTCCGGAGGACGCCCGCCGGCGCGACGCTGATGCTCCGCGGCACCTCGGCGGACCAGACCCTCGTTTTCCTGGACGGGATCCGGCTGAACACGTCGGTGGGCGGCGGCGTCGATCTGCGCACGCTTCCCCAGGGCCTCATCGATCGGATCACGGTGCTACGCGGGAACGAGGGTGCGCGCTACGGCGCCGGCGCCCTCGGCGGGGTCGCCTTGATCTCCACCGCCGCGCCGGAAGGGGGCGACGCAAAGGGGAGCTTCTCGCTCTCGGGCGGATCGTTCGGGACCTACGGCCTCGACGCTTCGGTGACCGGCGGGAGCGCGAAGCTCCAGGGGATCGCGGCCCTCTCGCTGCAGCAGAGCGCAGGCGACTTCCCCGCGCCCTTCAACCCCACGCCGTCGAACCCCAACGCCGAGCTCCAGCGCGAGATCGTCTCGAACAACGACTCCAAGAGCGCAGGCCTCCTGCTCAAGGGCTCGGCTCGGGTCGGCGCCACGAGGCTCCACGCCCTGACGCAGGGGTCCGTCGGCGAGCGCGGGATCCCGGGGACGCTCTACTGGCGCGACACCCAGCGGCGCGGCGAGAGGCGTCTGCTCGCGGCGCTGCGCGCGGAGCCGGCCGAGCGCGGCGACCACGCGGTCTTCGGTGGACTCG
The Vulgatibacter incomptus DNA segment above includes these coding regions:
- a CDS encoding ComEA family DNA-binding protein; protein product: MTNRFVGWLPLAAAIAIALAPGASSAKGKNPRTLHGTVNVNTATAEQLALLPGVGAAVAQRIVEARAEKPFERTWELTRVKGIGPKLFRKLQDRLKVSGETDLRWDEPPRATKRTRKLRRGPRIITFQQTAPAALFVGPPLPQTPASRRN
- a CDS encoding DUF3467 domain-containing protein, which produces MSDKPTNHDAQQLEIQIDEDTAQGVYANLATVTHNPTEFVLDFIYVQPQQPKAKVRSRVITSPLHLKRLLLALQENVARYEKRFGPIEGGGEPDLPVH